In Halobacillus amylolyticus, the following proteins share a genomic window:
- a CDS encoding ABC transporter ATP-binding protein, with the protein MIEFDHVTKTYNGDVKAINDISMTVNDGEFAILLGPSGCGKTTMLRMVNLLESITEGNISIQGKNVKDLNKIEVRRNIGYVIQSNGLFPNMTIEDNIMIVPSLFGWDRKKQRDRYNYLMDLVGMNPDDFRKRYPHELSGGQQQRVGVARAMAADPPVMLMDEPFGALDPIIRNRIQDEFLSIQKEVKKTILFVSHDIDEAVKMGDKIALLRDGEIMQYDSPAEILNHPKNEFVSEFVGQDRVLKSMSLYTVNDLVNAFDLEGDIEDIVNTKTVHVDTSLRNTISMLLNQEADQVVIIDNNGARLGSVTLGLIEKFLHKEVKGK; encoded by the coding sequence ATGATCGAATTTGACCACGTAACTAAAACTTACAATGGCGATGTTAAGGCCATTAATGATATCAGCATGACAGTAAACGATGGGGAATTTGCTATTCTCCTTGGTCCTTCTGGCTGTGGAAAGACAACAATGCTTCGGATGGTGAATCTTCTAGAATCCATCACAGAAGGAAATATCAGTATCCAAGGTAAAAATGTAAAAGACTTAAATAAAATCGAGGTTCGCCGCAATATTGGCTATGTCATTCAAAGCAATGGCCTTTTTCCCAATATGACGATTGAAGATAATATCATGATTGTTCCAAGCTTATTTGGTTGGGACCGAAAAAAACAACGTGATCGCTATAACTATTTGATGGACTTAGTCGGTATGAATCCAGATGATTTTCGTAAACGCTATCCCCATGAGTTATCAGGGGGGCAGCAACAACGTGTCGGTGTGGCTCGCGCAATGGCTGCCGATCCTCCCGTGATGTTGATGGACGAACCATTTGGTGCGCTGGATCCGATTATCCGAAACCGTATCCAGGATGAATTCCTTTCAATCCAAAAAGAGGTCAAAAAAACGATTCTGTTTGTCAGTCACGATATCGATGAGGCTGTAAAAATGGGCGATAAAATTGCCTTGTTGCGTGATGGAGAAATCATGCAATATGACTCCCCTGCCGAGATTCTCAATCATCCGAAAAATGAATTTGTTTCCGAGTTTGTCGGACAAGATCGTGTTTTAAAAAGCATGAGCCTTTATACGGTAAATGATCTTGTGAATGCTTTTGATTTAGAGGGAGACATAGAAGACATTGTGAACACTAAAACCGTTCATGTGGATACATCGTTACGTAACACCATATCCATGCTGTTAAACCAGGAAGCTGACCAGGTCGTCATTATCGACAACAATGGCGCGAGGCTTGGTAGTGTCACATTAGGCTTGATTGAGAAGTTTTTGCATAAAGAAGTTAAAGGCAAGTGA
- a CDS encoding ABC transporter permease, protein MNSKKIIAVAVKLFFWLLLIAFFWWSFTNDMFSRISEEPVQFFNLLRDHLTLVGISAGIAILTSVPLGILITRASLRKSEWLVVNIANLGQTIPSLAILALAMGFLGIGLKAAIVALYIYSLLPILQNTVAGLDSVNPETKDAAKGMGLTPLQILFKVELPSAAYSIIAGIRTAVVLNIGTAALAYLIGGGGLGVWIFTGIQLFDNSYLISGAVPVTLLAIGVDFLFRGIQYLLVPKGLRLAQQAAIESV, encoded by the coding sequence ATGAATTCAAAGAAAATCATAGCTGTTGCTGTTAAGCTGTTTTTCTGGTTACTCCTCATTGCCTTTTTCTGGTGGTCTTTTACCAATGATATGTTTTCGAGAATATCAGAGGAACCCGTCCAATTCTTTAACTTGTTAAGAGATCATCTGACATTAGTCGGAATTTCAGCTGGCATTGCCATTTTAACATCAGTTCCGCTTGGCATATTGATTACGCGAGCGTCGCTAAGAAAATCTGAATGGCTGGTCGTCAACATCGCAAACCTTGGTCAAACGATTCCTAGTCTGGCAATTCTGGCATTAGCCATGGGCTTTTTAGGAATTGGTTTGAAAGCTGCTATTGTAGCTCTATATATTTATTCATTATTGCCTATATTGCAAAACACCGTTGCGGGATTAGACTCAGTTAACCCGGAAACGAAAGATGCGGCTAAAGGTATGGGACTGACTCCATTACAAATCCTGTTCAAGGTAGAACTTCCGTCTGCGGCCTACTCCATTATCGCTGGTATTCGTACAGCCGTTGTATTAAATATCGGCACGGCAGCCCTTGCTTATTTAATCGGTGGTGGAGGGCTTGGTGTTTGGATCTTTACCGGAATTCAATTGTTCGATAACTCTTATCTGATTTCTGGAGCTGTTCCTGTGACACTCCTTGCGATCGGTGTGGACTTTCTATTCCGTGGAATTCAGTACCTTTTAGTGCCGAAAGGATTGAGGCTGGCACAACAGGCAGCTATTGAATCAGTTTAA
- a CDS encoding ABC transporter substrate-binding protein, with protein MKKIISLIATIMISTLLLSACSGGDDSKEVTVGAKNFTEQFLLAKMTELVLEENGYTVDMKDNLGSSALRKALENGQVDITWDYTGTGLVTYNGEEPIANKQEAFETIKEIDKENGITWTNISDINNTYTLVMRQEQADKLGIETISDLAEYVNSHPGELKMATDAEFANRADGLPGVLETYGFEFGKDQVVSMTYGLNYEALNNEEVDVAVGFSTDSRIREFNLVSLKDDKEFFPSYNAAMSMTTEVYEKYPEIEEIFKPLSEALDSQTMIELNYQVDVEERSVTDVAEEYLINNGFLEE; from the coding sequence ATGAAAAAAATTATCAGTTTAATTGCCACTATTATGATATCTACTCTTCTTCTCAGCGCATGCTCAGGTGGGGATGACAGTAAAGAAGTGACAGTCGGTGCAAAGAACTTTACAGAACAATTTTTGCTGGCAAAAATGACCGAACTTGTTCTTGAAGAAAACGGCTATACTGTAGATATGAAGGATAACCTTGGCTCCTCAGCTTTACGTAAGGCCCTTGAAAATGGACAAGTAGATATTACTTGGGATTATACAGGAACAGGACTCGTGACCTATAATGGTGAAGAACCGATTGCAAACAAACAAGAGGCTTTTGAAACAATAAAGGAGATTGATAAAGAAAACGGCATCACTTGGACGAACATTTCTGATATTAACAACACGTACACTCTCGTGATGCGTCAAGAACAGGCGGATAAGCTTGGAATTGAAACGATCAGCGATCTAGCCGAATATGTAAATAGTCATCCAGGTGAATTAAAAATGGCGACAGATGCGGAGTTTGCTAACCGCGCAGATGGTCTTCCTGGTGTCCTTGAAACGTATGGCTTCGAATTTGGCAAAGATCAAGTTGTTTCGATGACCTATGGTTTGAATTATGAAGCTTTGAACAACGAAGAAGTAGATGTTGCTGTTGGCTTTTCGACAGACAGCCGAATTCGCGAATTTAATTTGGTTAGTTTGAAAGATGATAAAGAATTCTTCCCATCCTACAATGCAGCTATGTCTATGACGACAGAAGTTTATGAAAAGTATCCTGAAATTGAAGAGATTTTCAAACCTTTATCGGAGGCACTGGATAGTCAAACGATGATTGAACTGAACTACCAGGTGGATGTGGAAGAACGCAGCGTAACAGATGTTGCAGAGGAATACCTTATAAATAACGGATTCCTAGAAGAATAA
- the asnB gene encoding asparagine synthase B — translation MCGIYAMTGKTTEKTMNQILESMHHRGPDEGKAISLKNFHLGQRRLSIIGLEDGIQPIGSKDDDKWIVCNGEIYNYLSLKEELSRTTSFLTASDSEVALKMYEQKGPEGVRDLDGMFAFFIADQKNNTFMAARDTLGIKPLYYGKDEEGNLAFSSELKTLYLVTEKVHEFPPGYYYTPEDGFVCYRKIKTPHESEVFNSTNEKAIMAGIERDLKRSVDKRLLADVEVGVLLSGGLDSSLIAALAAKLEKGNAPVKSFCVGAEGSEDIVRAREVAQAIGSEHYEYIYSKAELIEVLPEVIYNLESFEPSLVRSALPNYFVSRLAAQHVKVILSGEGADELFAGYDYMKDFSDTKQLNSEIIRVINTLHNINLQRADRMSMAHSLELRVPFLDLELIDFALKIPADLKLHNKKTMEKNILRNSFNNVLPEHILWRKKEEFSAGSGALDILDAYAEETISDKAWKKLDAEAPIRMRSKQECLYFQIFKEQFPYSTAINTVGRWATS, via the coding sequence ATGTGCGGCATTTATGCCATGACAGGAAAAACAACAGAAAAAACTATGAATCAAATATTGGAGAGCATGCACCATCGAGGTCCAGATGAAGGCAAGGCGATCTCACTCAAGAATTTCCACCTAGGCCAACGTCGACTCTCTATCATCGGTCTCGAAGACGGTATTCAACCGATTGGAAGCAAAGATGATGACAAGTGGATTGTCTGTAACGGGGAAATTTATAATTATCTCTCTTTAAAGGAAGAGCTTTCTAGAACAACCAGCTTCTTGACTGCATCTGACAGCGAAGTTGCTTTGAAGATGTATGAACAGAAAGGGCCTGAAGGTGTTCGGGATTTAGATGGAATGTTTGCTTTTTTCATTGCCGATCAAAAGAATAACACCTTCATGGCTGCTCGCGATACACTTGGAATTAAGCCACTTTATTATGGGAAAGACGAAGAAGGAAACCTTGCTTTCTCTTCTGAACTTAAGACCTTGTACTTAGTTACAGAGAAAGTACACGAATTTCCACCAGGCTATTATTATACACCAGAAGACGGATTTGTTTGTTACCGTAAAATTAAAACTCCCCATGAAAGTGAGGTGTTTAATTCCACAAACGAAAAGGCGATCATGGCTGGGATTGAACGTGATCTCAAGAGGTCTGTGGATAAACGCTTGCTAGCTGACGTAGAGGTAGGTGTGCTGTTAAGTGGTGGTCTTGATTCTAGCTTGATTGCTGCATTGGCGGCAAAATTAGAAAAAGGCAATGCCCCTGTAAAGTCATTTTGTGTGGGAGCAGAAGGAAGCGAAGATATCGTCCGTGCGAGAGAAGTAGCTCAAGCCATTGGAAGCGAGCACTATGAATATATTTATAGTAAAGCGGAACTCATTGAAGTACTTCCTGAAGTTATTTATAACCTTGAATCGTTTGAGCCATCGCTGGTGCGAAGTGCGCTGCCAAATTACTTCGTCTCTCGTCTTGCTGCTCAGCATGTGAAGGTAATTTTATCTGGGGAAGGAGCTGATGAGCTATTCGCTGGGTATGATTACATGAAGGATTTCTCGGATACCAAGCAGCTGAACAGCGAAATCATTCGCGTTATTAACACCTTACATAACATTAACTTACAACGGGCTGACCGGATGAGTATGGCCCATTCCCTTGAGTTACGGGTGCCGTTTCTCGATCTTGAATTAATTGATTTCGCACTCAAGATACCTGCAGATCTTAAACTTCATAATAAGAAAACGATGGAAAAAAACATTCTTCGCAATTCTTTTAACAACGTGCTTCCTGAACATATTCTCTGGCGGAAGAAAGAAGAATTTTCCGCAGGAAGCGGTGCATTAGACATTCTTGATGCCTATGCTGAGGAAACCATTTCAGATAAAGCATGGAAAAAACTTGATGCAGAGGCACCCATTCGTATGCGTAGCAAACAGGAATGCCTTTATTTTCAAATATTTAAAGAACAATTTCCTTATTCTACAGCTATTAACACTGTAGGCCGCTGGGCAACATCCTAA
- a CDS encoding DUF3231 family protein encodes MTRAIEAITSVVRSLVDDEPKPPLHVGEVMALWTALASFQEAHYLYEAGLNTTQDPDLKQAVQGALDASKKDSKMIKDFLKKEGVPLPAVSEEKPKSNPNDIPPGVKMTDSELANTISIKLAAVISFCGTSIAQCIRSDVGIMFLEVQAEVLKLNATFKEQMKKKGWLKIPPYYYPSGRPDQS; translated from the coding sequence ATGACCAGAGCAATCGAAGCAATTACGAGCGTGGTAAGAAGTTTGGTTGACGACGAACCAAAACCGCCCTTGCATGTCGGGGAAGTCATGGCGTTATGGACAGCTCTAGCTTCATTTCAAGAAGCCCATTATTTATATGAAGCGGGACTAAATACCACTCAGGATCCAGATTTAAAGCAAGCTGTTCAAGGGGCATTGGATGCCTCCAAAAAAGATTCGAAAATGATTAAGGATTTCCTGAAAAAAGAGGGTGTGCCGTTGCCGGCGGTAAGTGAAGAAAAGCCGAAATCCAACCCTAATGATATTCCTCCTGGGGTGAAAATGACTGATAGTGAGTTGGCGAACACCATTTCTATTAAGCTTGCTGCTGTTATTTCTTTTTGTGGCACATCTATCGCTCAATGTATTCGGAGTGATGTGGGAATTATGTTTCTTGAAGTTCAAGCGGAGGTTTTAAAGCTGAATGCAACTTTTAAGGAACAGATGAAGAAGAAGGGGTGGCTTAAAATACCACCGTATTATTATCCTTCAGGGAGACCAGACCAGAGTTAG
- a CDS encoding DnaD domain-containing protein, whose translation MNYLKETIAFYDQVDLKQLSSSAVALWGSLMYINNKTGWKKEFTAPASVLRAKSGLRDSSFKLARKELDQKGFIRYKSGNWNHAPGYQMISIKSMIDHETNYPANYSTDELPDHLGDQLTSPLFKQNKKKQKEVVAGERSPHTFYEQNMSMLTPFIAEKITQWCEEMSDELVIEAMKMAIGQNKLFFQYSEGILKQWRKKGVRTLQAAKSMKREAGQKQKHSPQHSKTHAILDKLLEEDDLWIDVKP comes from the coding sequence ATGAATTATCTCAAGGAAACTATTGCGTTCTATGATCAAGTTGATCTGAAACAGCTCTCGTCATCAGCTGTTGCCTTGTGGGGCAGTCTTATGTATATCAACAATAAGACGGGTTGGAAAAAAGAATTTACCGCACCTGCCTCGGTGTTACGGGCGAAATCTGGACTGAGAGATAGTTCCTTCAAACTTGCACGAAAAGAATTGGATCAGAAGGGATTTATACGTTACAAATCAGGAAACTGGAATCACGCTCCCGGTTATCAAATGATCTCAATAAAATCGATGATCGACCACGAAACCAACTACCCTGCTAACTACTCTACTGACGAGTTACCTGACCACCTAGGTGACCAGCTTACTAGCCCATTATTTAAACAAAACAAAAAGAAACAAAAAGAAGTAGTGGCAGGTGAACGGAGTCCACATACTTTTTATGAACAAAATATGAGCATGCTGACGCCATTTATTGCTGAGAAGATTACCCAGTGGTGTGAAGAGATGTCGGATGAGCTTGTTATCGAGGCGATGAAAATGGCTATCGGCCAGAATAAGTTGTTTTTCCAGTACAGCGAAGGGATTTTAAAGCAGTGGAGAAAAAAGGGAGTACGGACGTTGCAAGCGGCAAAGTCAATGAAGCGGGAAGCGGGACAAAAACAAAAGCACTCACCCCAACACTCGAAAACGCACGCTATTTTGGACAAATTACTTGAGGAGGACGATCTATGGATAGACGTGAAGCCGTAG
- the dnaB gene encoding replicative DNA helicase, producing MIHNREAEQAVLGAILFEGTLMKDVFLLAEHFESPDHQTLFQAIKKVYESDQPITIVSVTTELGDLVGRIGSVSYLLSLADSVPTTMTIKQDQRMVLDAYRNRKTREMALEYAEKPCDEALDELVGQLEGLRGVRVEQSLPSTYDHLIEIANEMADPPENGQTGFSTGYIEFDQMTGGMQRGDLIIVAARPSMGKTAFALNMASHHCKQGGSVQLFSLEMGTKSLLRRMISMEAEIDGQKWRSMNFSVDDYNKAMTAIGEIAHWSLNIYEQEHTVHDIRTKVRQVMQEDQGRNQMVIIDYLQLMTAKGRYERRDLEVGAMTRELKLLSRELDVPIILLSQLSRGVEQRQDKRPLMSDLRESGNIEQDADVIGFLYRDDYYNKNSEERGRVEVLLRKQRNGPVGSIKLKFLKEYGKFVGGVVKI from the coding sequence GTGATTCATAATCGTGAGGCTGAGCAGGCCGTGCTTGGAGCTATTCTTTTCGAGGGTACACTGATGAAGGACGTGTTTCTGCTGGCTGAGCATTTTGAAAGTCCAGACCATCAGACCCTTTTCCAAGCGATCAAAAAAGTTTACGAGAGTGACCAACCGATTACGATCGTATCCGTAACGACAGAATTAGGCGATCTTGTGGGGAGAATCGGGAGCGTTAGTTACCTGCTTTCACTGGCTGATTCCGTTCCGACAACAATGACGATTAAGCAAGATCAACGGATGGTACTGGATGCCTATCGAAATCGCAAAACGAGAGAAATGGCACTGGAGTACGCTGAAAAGCCATGCGATGAAGCATTGGATGAGCTCGTGGGTCAATTGGAGGGTTTGCGCGGTGTTAGAGTGGAGCAGAGCCTGCCGTCAACGTACGATCACTTGATCGAAATTGCCAATGAGATGGCTGATCCTCCCGAAAACGGCCAAACCGGTTTTTCGACGGGCTACATAGAATTCGATCAAATGACAGGCGGAATGCAGCGAGGAGATTTAATCATTGTGGCCGCACGTCCTTCGATGGGAAAAACAGCCTTTGCCCTGAACATGGCATCACATCATTGCAAGCAGGGAGGGTCAGTCCAATTGTTTAGCTTAGAAATGGGCACCAAGTCGCTTTTGAGGCGGATGATATCGATGGAAGCGGAAATTGATGGGCAAAAGTGGCGGTCAATGAATTTCTCGGTTGACGATTATAACAAGGCTATGACAGCCATTGGAGAGATCGCCCACTGGTCACTGAATATCTATGAACAGGAGCACACAGTTCATGACATCCGAACAAAAGTACGGCAAGTGATGCAGGAAGACCAGGGACGTAACCAAATGGTGATCATTGATTACTTGCAGCTCATGACAGCGAAGGGGCGTTATGAACGTCGCGATTTAGAAGTCGGGGCGATGACGAGAGAGCTAAAGCTTCTTTCCCGGGAATTGGACGTGCCGATCATCCTATTATCCCAGTTATCAAGAGGTGTTGAGCAGCGACAGGACAAGCGTCCGCTCATGTCTGATTTGAGAGAATCGGGGAATATTGAGCAGGATGCTGATGTGATTGGTTTTTTGTATCGGGATGATTATTATAATAAGAATTCGGAGGAGCGGGGGCGGGTTGAGGTTTTGTTAAGGAAGCAGCGGAATGGGCCAGTTGGGAGCATCAAACTGAAGTTCTTGAAGGAGTATGGGAAGTTTGTGGGTGGGGTAGTAAAAATATAA
- a CDS encoding aspartyl-phosphate phosphatase Spo0E family protein codes for MENELQKEIEHLREELYDLYTVHKTMAHPQVICLSQLLDEKISTYQKMNVTCS; via the coding sequence GTGGAAAATGAACTCCAAAAGGAAATCGAACACCTAAGGGAAGAATTATATGACCTGTATACAGTTCATAAAACGATGGCTCATCCTCAAGTGATTTGTCTGAGCCAATTATTAGATGAAAAAATAAGCACCTATCAAAAAATGAACGTTACGTGTTCCTAG
- a CDS encoding putative bifunctional diguanylate cyclase/phosphodiesterase: protein MEELIGTYNFWFVGLSIVIAAFASYTALDLGGRVSHSTGWRKKAWLLGGSITMGIGIWSMHFVGMIAFQLPMPMSYDPLLVFLSMLAAFLGSFISLFLVSHRTLTLRRLIGGGIFMGIAIVSMHYIGMVAMEMVTINYDPFYLTLSVLVAILASMTALKLSYELSNRVSSVQLFTLKLASAILMGAAISGMHYIGMTAATFYSMPHAAASHPGTINSTLLAIGIAIFTLLMQSFLIFGTVTDRRLAIQATKLREMAYFDHLTGLSNRRRFIEYLDKYMREERRFAVFFLDLNRFKIINDALGHNAGDLLLKGVSERLRSCIRKGDLVARLGGDEFTIIMSDIQSLNEPTTLAKRVIKALEKPFLINNNELHTTVSIGIAMVPEDGDSSDVIMKHADMAMYASKQRSKSKYYYYSSTIGEKSENRLCEEQQLREGIEQNEFFLEYQPQIDASSNQLIGVESLVRWLRPNGKIKPPNSFIPLAEETALIIPLGKKILDMACRQAKDWSDKGFPTRVSVNLSARQFQSEDIVQVVSSLLEQYQLRPELLELEVTESMTMENIERSILILNEFRRLGVYLSIDDFGTAHSSLRYLKDFPIQQLKIDRSFIREINLDPKTERITSAIIAMGQHLNLETIAEGVETEEQLSFLLNQNCTNIQGFFFSKPISVENIEKRYFQRQTTDIVTPMLQLEALCCAFSCN, encoded by the coding sequence TTGGAAGAATTAATAGGGACTTATAACTTTTGGTTTGTTGGACTATCCATTGTCATAGCCGCATTTGCCTCCTATACAGCCCTCGACCTTGGAGGGCGTGTCTCCCATTCTACTGGGTGGCGAAAAAAAGCCTGGTTGTTAGGTGGTTCGATTACAATGGGGATCGGCATCTGGTCCATGCATTTCGTGGGGATGATTGCTTTTCAACTTCCTATGCCAATGAGTTATGATCCTCTCCTAGTTTTTCTTTCCATGCTGGCAGCTTTTCTGGGATCATTTATTTCTCTGTTTCTTGTCAGCCATCGAACCTTAACACTTCGTCGTTTAATAGGGGGAGGCATTTTCATGGGGATCGCCATCGTATCCATGCATTACATCGGCATGGTCGCGATGGAAATGGTCACCATAAATTATGATCCTTTCTATCTGACGTTGTCAGTTCTAGTGGCGATCTTAGCTTCGATGACCGCACTCAAATTATCATATGAGCTTTCCAATCGCGTAAGTTCCGTTCAACTGTTTACCCTTAAATTGGCAAGTGCTATCCTTATGGGCGCGGCTATATCTGGTATGCATTACATTGGGATGACAGCAGCCACTTTTTATTCTATGCCACACGCAGCAGCGTCCCACCCTGGAACCATCAACTCCACACTGCTAGCTATTGGGATCGCTATCTTCACCCTCTTGATGCAGTCATTTCTAATATTTGGGACGGTCACGGATCGCAGGTTAGCCATCCAAGCAACTAAATTAAGAGAAATGGCCTATTTTGACCACTTAACAGGGTTATCAAACCGTAGGCGTTTTATAGAATACTTAGATAAATATATGAGAGAGGAGAGGAGATTTGCTGTATTTTTCCTTGATTTGAATCGGTTTAAAATCATTAATGATGCACTGGGGCACAATGCAGGTGATTTATTATTAAAAGGGGTTTCAGAAAGGCTTCGGTCCTGCATTAGAAAGGGCGACCTTGTAGCCCGTCTAGGCGGGGATGAATTTACCATTATCATGTCTGATATTCAATCGTTAAATGAACCAACGACCCTTGCCAAGAGGGTGATTAAGGCACTAGAAAAGCCATTTTTGATTAATAATAATGAACTTCATACAACGGTGAGTATTGGGATTGCCATGGTACCAGAAGACGGTGATTCTTCAGATGTCATTATGAAACATGCGGATATGGCTATGTATGCTTCAAAGCAACGAAGCAAAAGCAAATACTACTACTATTCTTCTACCATTGGCGAAAAGTCAGAAAACCGACTATGTGAGGAACAACAGCTGCGAGAGGGGATTGAACAGAATGAATTTTTCCTGGAGTATCAACCCCAAATTGATGCTTCCTCTAACCAACTTATAGGGGTTGAATCCTTAGTAAGATGGTTGAGGCCTAATGGAAAAATCAAGCCCCCTAACAGTTTCATTCCATTAGCAGAGGAAACAGCCCTTATTATTCCACTCGGTAAAAAGATTCTCGACATGGCTTGCCGCCAAGCAAAAGACTGGTCTGACAAAGGGTTCCCAACTCGTGTATCCGTGAACCTCTCAGCAAGACAATTTCAATCGGAAGACATTGTCCAGGTGGTCTCCTCTTTGTTGGAACAATATCAGTTGCGGCCTGAACTGCTTGAATTAGAGGTCACCGAAAGTATGACGATGGAAAACATAGAGCGCTCCATTTTGATCCTGAATGAGTTTCGAAGGTTAGGTGTGTATCTATCCATAGATGATTTCGGTACAGCGCACAGCTCCCTGCGCTATTTAAAGGATTTTCCTATCCAGCAGTTAAAGATTGATCGATCATTTATAAGGGAAATAAACTTAGATCCGAAAACAGAACGAATTACGAGTGCGATTATTGCCATGGGGCAACACTTAAATCTCGAAACCATTGCAGAAGGGGTAGAAACCGAAGAACAACTTTCATTCCTGCTTAATCAAAACTGCACGAATATTCAAGGTTTTTTTTTCAGTAAGCCGATTTCGGTGGAGAACATCGAAAAAAGATATTTTCAAAGGCAAACGACAGACATAGTAACCCCAATGCTTCAACTTGAAGCTCTTTGTTGTGCTTTTAGTTGCAATTGA
- a CDS encoding Na-translocating system protein MpsC family protein, with the protein MEKKSLQSEVASYIGKLLRDNFGKGPTSVYVSIEGPYITIYLREFLAPMERVLVGQDHDMKVEETRDLLMTELLPEIKASLKLMTGLKVDEIFYDWSLSDHSGMLLGVLANENDVEEDLPHYPTKEKIHEEITRVSEQAEKAPEKVDSYMLNSRTLLIVRDGILVRIEKELINSGFGETLKLTKRKLEKTLLRQSYCESILDQQVVDVFADWDFHKDKSYILFILKPN; encoded by the coding sequence ATGGAAAAGAAATCACTGCAATCAGAAGTAGCGAGTTACATAGGTAAGTTATTAAGAGATAACTTTGGGAAGGGACCTACATCTGTGTATGTTTCCATTGAGGGTCCATATATCACGATATATCTTCGCGAGTTTTTAGCTCCCATGGAACGCGTATTGGTTGGTCAGGACCATGACATGAAGGTGGAAGAGACACGAGATTTATTGATGACTGAACTTCTGCCTGAAATAAAAGCTTCACTTAAGCTTATGACAGGTCTAAAAGTGGACGAAATTTTCTATGACTGGTCACTATCTGACCACTCGGGTATGCTATTAGGTGTGCTTGCTAATGAGAATGATGTAGAGGAAGATCTGCCTCATTACCCGACTAAAGAAAAAATACATGAAGAGATCACACGTGTAAGTGAGCAGGCAGAGAAAGCACCTGAAAAGGTCGATTCCTATATGTTAAATTCACGAACGCTCTTAATTGTTCGGGACGGGATCCTTGTCAGAATAGAGAAAGAGTTAATTAACTCTGGATTCGGAGAGACGTTAAAACTGACTAAACGAAAGCTTGAAAAGACGCTATTAAGGCAGTCCTACTGTGAAAGTATTCTAGATCAACAAGTTGTTGATGTTTTTGCAGATTGGGAC